From Desmodus rotundus isolate HL8 chromosome 12, HLdesRot8A.1, whole genome shotgun sequence, one genomic window encodes:
- the USF1 gene encoding upstream stimulatory factor 1 isoform X4 — protein MKGQQKTAETEEGTVQIQEGAVATGEDPTSVAIASIQSAATFPDPNVKYVFRTENGGQVMYRVIQVSEGQLDGQTEGTGAISGYPATQSMTQAVIQGAFTSDDAVDAEGTAAETHYTYFPGTAVGDGAAGATSGSTAAVVTTQGSEALLGQATPPSTGQFFVMMSPQEVLQGGSQRSIAPRTHPYSPKSEAPRTTRDEKRRAQHNEVERRRRDKINNWIVQLSKIIPDCSMESTKSGQSKGGILSKACDYIQELRQSNHRLSEELQGLDQLQLDNDVLRQQVEDLKNKNLLLRAQLRHHGVEVVIKNDSN, from the exons GCAGCAGAAAACAGCTGAGACGGAAGAGGGCACGGTGCAGATCCAAGAAG GTGCAGTGGCAACTGGGGAGGACCCCACCAGTGTGGCCATCGCCAGCATCCAGTCTGCCGCCACCTTCCCTGACCCCAACGTCAAGTACGTCTTCCGCACTGAGAATGGGGGCCAG GTGATGTACAGGGTGATCCAGGTGTCCGAGGGGCAGCTGGATGGCCAGACTGAGGGGACTGGTGCCATCAGTGGCTATCCTGCCACTCAGTCCATGACCCAG GCGGTGATCCAAGGGGCATTCACCAGTGATGACGCAGTTGACGCCGAGGGGACAGCGGCAGAGACGCACTACACGTACTTCCCTGGCACCGCTGTGGGAGATGGGGCTGCGGGGGCCACATCAGGCAGCACCGCAGCGGTCGTCACCACACAGGGCTCGGAGGCACTGCTGGGACAGGCCACGCCTCCCAGCACCG GCCAGTTCTTCGTGATGATGTCGCCACAGGAAGTGCTGCAGGGAGGAAGCCAGCGCTCCATCGCCCCCAGGACCCACCCTTACTCCCC GAAGTCAGAAGCCCCCCGGACGACGCGGGATGAGAAGCGCAGGGCTCAGCATAATGAAG TGGAGCGGCGCCGCCGGGACAAGATCAACAACTGGATCGTGCAGCTGTCCAAGATCATCCCAGACTGCTCCATGGAGAGCACCAAGTCGGGCCAG AGTAAAGGCGGGATCCTGTCCAAGGCCTGCGACTACATCCAGGAGCTTCGGCAGAGTAACCACCGGCTGTCCGAAGAGCTGCAGGGGCTCGACCAGCTGCAGCTGGACAACGATGTGCTTCGCCAGCAG GTGGAAGACCTCAAAAACAAGAACCTGCTGCTCCGAGCCCAGCTGCGACACCACGGGGTGGAGGTGGTCATCAAGAATGACAGCAACTGA
- the USF1 gene encoding upstream stimulatory factor 1 isoform X5 — translation MYRVIQVSEGQLDGQTEGTGAISGYPATQSMTQAVIQGAFTSDDAVDAEGTAAETHYTYFPGTAVGDGAAGATSGSTAAVVTTQGSEALLGQATPPSTGQFFVMMSPQEVLQGGSQRSIAPRTHPYSPKSEAPRTTRDEKRRAQHNEVERRRRDKINNWIVQLSKIIPDCSMESTKSGQSKGGILSKACDYIQELRQSNHRLSEELQGLDQLQLDNDVLRQQVEDLKNKNLLLRAQLRHHGVEVVIKNDSN, via the exons ATGTACAGGGTGATCCAGGTGTCCGAGGGGCAGCTGGATGGCCAGACTGAGGGGACTGGTGCCATCAGTGGCTATCCTGCCACTCAGTCCATGACCCAG GCGGTGATCCAAGGGGCATTCACCAGTGATGACGCAGTTGACGCCGAGGGGACAGCGGCAGAGACGCACTACACGTACTTCCCTGGCACCGCTGTGGGAGATGGGGCTGCGGGGGCCACATCAGGCAGCACCGCAGCGGTCGTCACCACACAGGGCTCGGAGGCACTGCTGGGACAGGCCACGCCTCCCAGCACCG GCCAGTTCTTCGTGATGATGTCGCCACAGGAAGTGCTGCAGGGAGGAAGCCAGCGCTCCATCGCCCCCAGGACCCACCCTTACTCCCC GAAGTCAGAAGCCCCCCGGACGACGCGGGATGAGAAGCGCAGGGCTCAGCATAATGAAG TGGAGCGGCGCCGCCGGGACAAGATCAACAACTGGATCGTGCAGCTGTCCAAGATCATCCCAGACTGCTCCATGGAGAGCACCAAGTCGGGCCAG AGTAAAGGCGGGATCCTGTCCAAGGCCTGCGACTACATCCAGGAGCTTCGGCAGAGTAACCACCGGCTGTCCGAAGAGCTGCAGGGGCTCGACCAGCTGCAGCTGGACAACGATGTGCTTCGCCAGCAG GTGGAAGACCTCAAAAACAAGAACCTGCTGCTCCGAGCCCAGCTGCGACACCACGGGGTGGAGGTGGTCATCAAGAATGACAGCAACTGA